TTGCAGCACGCAGACGCGCTATGCAAAAGCTCCCTAATAAGGCGGTTGTTCACAAACTTTTCGACGAGATTGCTCCTAAGTTCAGTGAGCGTCCCGGCGGATATACAAGAATTGTAAAAACTGGTTTTCGTCAGGGCGATATGGCTCCGATGGCGATCATAGAGTTTGTAGACTAATAATATATTAAGGCGATCTTCGGGTCGCCTTTTTTTATGCAGTTGAAGACAGAACACCACGCAGTTATGCGTGGATGAATGAGCCTTTCGGCGGTATAATCTGCTGTGCAAGTCATTAAATCAGCTCACAGTATTAGTATATTTAGTACATTGAAACCTACTTAAAATTGAATCTTTGTACGTTGACTGTGTTTAATTTGAGTACAAAAGGCTGATTTTAGTACTCCTTAACTTGATTTTAATTATATTAGGTATTGTAAATAATCTACACCATTAAGCTTTTTATTAAATTATCCTTAACTGTGCATTCACTGTGGTAAAAATGCTATGTTTAGTGTATTAAATTGCAAGGTGAAATGAACATACTTCAATTAGGACAAAACTACTTTTTGGCATCTGGACACCAGCGTATGTGTTATGTGCATCCTCATGATGAGAGTAAGGTAATCAAAGTTGCTAAGTTTGCGGAATCCACAGTAAATATAAAAAATCAAAACCTTATTGATTTTTTTTATAGCAAAATTATTGAAGACCGCATTAATGACTTATCCCATATTACAAGATGTTATGGTTGGGTGAGTACTTCTATGGGGGAAGGTCTCGTAGTTGACAGAGTACAGAATTATGATGGTACTCCAGTATGTTCATTTTACGATGCCGTTTTGGCTAGTGTGCTTCCGACAGAATTAGAAAGGAAGCTTATAAGTGATTTAAATAAATACCTATCTGTTAACCAACTCTTATTTGTTGATGCAGTGCTGCTAAACATATTACTGCAAAAAATAAACGCTGATGAGTACAAACTCGTTATAGTTGATGGACTCGGAGCCAGGAAACTGACTTTGAAGTATGCTTTGGAAAATGCTGTATATCCCCTGCGGAAATACAAAATTACTAAGCAGGCGTTAAGGCTTATAAAGGACTACAAAAAAGTCAAGGCGCGTGCTGAGCTCAATTCACTATAGAAACAGTCTATTTTCGTAAGCTTCCCCTTTAGGAGTACAGTTCTAAACTAGAGTTTTCTGCTTTTTCATCATATATTCCATCGGTGTCATACCGTCAAGAGCATCGTGCGGACGCTCCTCGTTATACTCGATCATCCACCAGTATGTAACTTCCCTTACCTCTTCCAAATTATCAAACAAATACAGGTCAAGTACCTCATTACGATAAGTTCTGTTAAATCTCTCTATGTAAGCATTCTGGTTCGGTTTGCCAGGCTGGATATACATAATCTCCATTCCAGCGTCCTCAGCCCAAGACACGAACTCTGCTCCGAGAAACTCTGGACCATTATCGCATCTAAGTACTTCAGGTAATCCTCTCTCAAGTCTGATCTTCTCAAATACGCTTATAAGCCTCCTGCTTGTAAGAGAGGTATCAATCTCAATGTGCACAGCCTCTCTGTTGCAATCATCTATAACATTGAACGTCCTAAACCTCTTACCACAATACAGGCTGTCACTGACAAAGTCGGCTGACCAAACCTGATTAGGCAGCTCTGGGACAAACAGCGGGTTATTCTCCCTTTTAGGCAGTCTTTTCTTTGCCCTGCGCTTCTGGTTAAGCTTCATCTGGCAGTAAACCCTATGGACTCGTTTATGGTTCCACTGATACTTCTTTCTAAGCACCTTAAAAAGCTTCCAGAATCCCCAGCGAGGGTGTTTCTTTACAAGCTCATTCAGCGCATTTATCACAAGTATATCGTCTGTATTAACAACAACAGGCTTATAGTAGGCCGACCTTGAGAGACCTGCACAACGGCAGCTCTGTGAAACAGAAAGACTATGCTCGTTAACCAGAAAAGCAACAGCATCACGCCTTTCCTGCGGCCTTAGAGCTTTTTTTATAACAAGTTCGGTGCAGAAACATGTCTGATCATGACATGTTTTCTATTAAATCCTTCATCGTTTTATTCTCTAAAGCGAGGTCAGCATACATCTTTTTAAGCTGGGAAAGCTCCTGCTCCATGTCTTTCATCTTTTTAAGATCGGATGCTGTCATGCCTCCGTATTTGGACTTCCAGTTGTAATATGTTGCGTCAGATATGCCATGCTTAAGGCAAATATCTTTTACCAGCATTCCGGCATCCGCTTCGTTAAGAATTGAAATGATCTGTGTTTCGGTGAATCGTGATTTCTTCAAAATGAGCCTCCTAGCTTTTATAGTTTGCCAGAAAAACTCTAAATTTGGAATGTCTACTCAGTGGGGAAGCTTACGTTTTCATATCTATTTCTAACTGGAATTTGACATTATATTCTAACCTCCTACATTATAAATATAAGTTAACAGGATAAAACAAGTTGGAATCAGTTAATTTGTACATAATAATCATATTGGAGGATATTATGCTTTATACAATCAGCGTTGTGCTCATAATACTTTGGCTTCTCGGGATTGTTTCTGCACATACCATAGGTGGCTTTATACATATACTGCTGGTGATCGCACTTGTTAGCATACTCGTCAGGATAATTCAGGGGCGCAGGCTATAGTTCAATCTGACAGGGTTTGCTATCCAGCAGAGATTATCGTATTGCGGCCGCTTTTTTTTGCTTTGTATAATGCTTCGTCAGCTCTGGAGACCATGTGACTTAGCTCCTCGTCAGTTTCTTTAAACTGAGCAATTCCGAACGAGCAGGTTAGGTGTACTTCTTTATTATCAAACCTTGCGGAGCTAATTTCAGACCGGAACCTTTCAGCAACATTTTGTGCTTCGATAATATTTGTTTCAGGAAGAAGTATGCAAAATTCTTCACCGCCAAATCTACAGGCAATGTCTGACGGGCGCAGCTTGGCATTAAGTATATTTGCTGTTTTTATGAGAACCTTATCGCCTGTTTGGTGACCAAAATTATCATTTATATTTTTAAAGTAATCGGCGTCTGCGATAATAAGGCTGAGGGGGCTTCCGTATCTTTTGCTTCTGGCAAATTCCACGTCTGCTTTATTGAAAAAATAACGTCTGTTATATAACTTGGTAAGCGGGTCAGTTTCGGAAAGTTCTTTATATTGCTCCTCAGCAAGCTTTCTTTGTGTAACTTCTCTGCGAAGCTGTTTCTGTTTTTCAGCTAGTTTTCTAAGGTTTTGGCGGAGTAAATGATCTATAAATCCCGAAAGCAAAACAACGACGACACCCATAGCCACAAAATTATATATAGCGGCAAACCATGATCTGGCGGCGTAATTGTAAATATTGAAGTCAATGTTGTGTAGAAGATATCCGCCAACCTGAAGGTAGGCTACTATAGACACTAGAAAAGTGTTTACGATAGCCAGAACCAGACCAGTTTTAAACCCGAAAAGCATAGTGGCAAGTGCTATGCTAATTACTATGTCAAGTCTGCCGGAGCTGCTCAATCCTATGGAGAAAAAACCTGAATAGCCTATAAACATGAATCCTGTAACTGCGATCACGGCTTTGAGCTTGAATGGTATTTTTCTTCTGTATAAGGCAAGCAGTAACACAAGACCTGTTAGAAATATATGTACAAACATTTCAGGTCTTATGCCTATGGCGGGAATACGGGAAAGAGAAATGAGAAGTCCCGGGAAAACAACAATAGTAAAAAATATAATCAGCATGTCTACGACATAGTTCTGATATTTTCTGAATAACTGATCCATGTGACATATTATTACTAAAAAAAAGAAATTGCCAGATAAAGAAGGTTCTTAACTAGTAAAGATAATTAGATATAAATTGCTGTTATTCTGACAGTACGGCAATTTTCACGGATTTACTGTTGCTTTTGATCAGCACAACAGCATGTAACGATATTGTAAAGCACTATAACTTTATCGCTATAGTCTAACGCAGGTTAATCGTGTCTTGGACGCGATTTGACAATTATAGAAGCTTCTTTCATTTTTCTGTAGATCTCTTCATCAGAAACTTTGTTGCGGGCAGCACTTATATTATGTTCCTCGCTATGGTAACATGGCGGGAGCGAGTTGAGTGTGATAGCCATCAGATCAAGTATGCAGCTTTTGCATATACACATGTCAGGATTATGCTCCAGAAAGACTGAAATTATCTCCCAAGCTCTCTTCTCGTTTATATTTTTAAGCATATCTATGTCATATGGATTGATTTGAAGCATAAAATCACCTACAATTTTTTTGCGTACCTTCAAATAACAAGATATCATTGCGGGGTGATTCATGCAAGATAAAATGGCTGTGATAGGAGCCGGTAACTGGGGAACAGCGTTGGCGGAGCTTGCTGCAAGCAACGGTTTTAATGTTGATATATATGCATTCGAGGATGAGCTGGTCAGAGATATTAACGAAAAAGGCATAAATACTTTGTTCATGCCTGATACGCTATTGAATGAGAAGATAAAAGCTAAGCACTTTGACGAATTGAAAGATGTAGATACTGACAGGATAATCTGGGTTGTTCCGACACAATTTTCCAGAAAAGTTGCCGTGCAGCATAAGGATGTGCTGAGTGGTAAGAAACTGCTTATAGCAACTAAAGGTATAGAAATCGAAACAGGAGATCTGATTGTCCATGTTCTTAAAAGCTGTTTTGATGCAGAATTTTCTATTCTTTCCGGTCCGTCATTTGCAAAAGAAGTTGTAGCAAAAAAACCCACAGCGGTGAGCATCGCTTCTGAAAAGGAGGAGTGTGCTATCTGGTGGCAGGAGAAGCTATCTACGGATTATTTCCGTGCTTACTATACAGATGATATTCCGGGAGTAGAGGTCGGTGGAGCTATTAAAAATGTTCTTGCCATTGCAACAGGAATATCTGACGGGCTGGGGTTTGGTCCGAATGCCCGTGCAGGACTCATAACAAGAGGGCTTGCCGAGATGGCACGCCTTGGTACTGCTCTGGGGGGTAAACCTGAAACACTGATGGGGCTTTCAGGTATGGGAGACCTTGTTCTCACCTGCACAGGAGACCTCTCCAGAAACCGGACTGTGGGGCTTAAGATAGCCGAAGGGATGTCTATGGAAGAGATTACCGGGAGCATGAAGATGGTCGCAGAAGGTGTTTATACTACAATGGCTGCTAAAAAGCTTGCAGAAAAGCTAAATGTAGATGTACCTATAATAAATGAGGTTTTTGAAATACTCTATCTGGGCAAGAAGCCGTACGATTCGGTTACATCCCTGATGGGCAGACCTCTCAAAAGTGAAAAGCTTGAAGGATAAAGATGAAAAT
This window of the Denitrovibrio acetiphilus DSM 12809 genome carries:
- a CDS encoding NAD(P)H-dependent glycerol-3-phosphate dehydrogenase produces the protein MQDKMAVIGAGNWGTALAELAASNGFNVDIYAFEDELVRDINEKGINTLFMPDTLLNEKIKAKHFDELKDVDTDRIIWVVPTQFSRKVAVQHKDVLSGKKLLIATKGIEIETGDLIVHVLKSCFDAEFSILSGPSFAKEVVAKKPTAVSIASEKEECAIWWQEKLSTDYFRAYYTDDIPGVEVGGAIKNVLAIATGISDGLGFGPNARAGLITRGLAEMARLGTALGGKPETLMGLSGMGDLVLTCTGDLSRNRTVGLKIAEGMSMEEITGSMKMVAEGVYTTMAAKKLAEKLNVDVPIINEVFEILYLGKKPYDSVTSLMGRPLKSEKLEG
- a CDS encoding YrbL family protein, whose product is MNILQLGQNYFLASGHQRMCYVHPHDESKVIKVAKFAESTVNIKNQNLIDFFYSKIIEDRINDLSHITRCYGWVSTSMGEGLVVDRVQNYDGTPVCSFYDAVLASVLPTELERKLISDLNKYLSVNQLLFVDAVLLNILLQKINADEYKLVIVDGLGARKLTLKYALENAVYPLRKYKITKQALRLIKDYKKVKARAELNSL
- a CDS encoding late competence development ComFB family protein, giving the protein MLQINPYDIDMLKNINEKRAWEIISVFLEHNPDMCICKSCILDLMAITLNSLPPCYHSEEHNISAARNKVSDEEIYRKMKEASIIVKSRPRHD
- the rplQ gene encoding 50S ribosomal protein L17, which codes for MRHKVSGFKLGRKPAHRKAMVRNLATSLLENGRIETTVTRAKALRMFVEPLVTLGKRGDLAARRRAMQKLPNKAVVHKLFDEIAPKFSERPGGYTRIVKTGFRQGDMAPMAIIEFVD
- a CDS encoding GGDEF domain-containing protein, translating into MDQLFRKYQNYVVDMLIIFFTIVVFPGLLISLSRIPAIGIRPEMFVHIFLTGLVLLLALYRRKIPFKLKAVIAVTGFMFIGYSGFFSIGLSSSGRLDIVISIALATMLFGFKTGLVLAIVNTFLVSIVAYLQVGGYLLHNIDFNIYNYAARSWFAAIYNFVAMGVVVVLLSGFIDHLLRQNLRKLAEKQKQLRREVTQRKLAEEQYKELSETDPLTKLYNRRYFFNKADVEFARSKRYGSPLSLIIADADYFKNINDNFGHQTGDKVLIKTANILNAKLRPSDIACRFGGEEFCILLPETNIIEAQNVAERFRSEISSARFDNKEVHLTCSFGIAQFKETDEELSHMVSRADEALYKAKKSGRNTIISAG
- a CDS encoding lmo0937 family membrane protein; amino-acid sequence: MLYTISVVLIILWLLGIVSAHTIGGFIHILLVIALVSILVRIIQGRRL